The following DNA comes from Sporomusaceae bacterium.
TTCTTGCGCCCTTTTCTTCAGCCTGATGCCGCCCGCCGGCGGCCGTTCATATTGGCCGGCCGCTTATCGCGCGGTACTGTCGGCGCTGGCCGCCGCCAGGCACGAACCCCAGGGCGAACTATCGACCGAACCGCTGCCCGCCGCTGCGGCGACAGCGCTGGAGATTATACCGGTTACTGCTTCGCGCAGCATGAAGGTCAATGTATTGCGCGTCGGCGGCGACTGGGCCGCCGTGGCCGACAGGCTGGTGGACGAAGCCCGGCGCCGGCGGCTGCTATCTGTCCAGCTTTTTATCGACACTTCCTGCCCCGCCATCGGCGAGGCTGTTGAGATATTGCGCACCCGCGGGTTTTTCTTCGGCGGGCTCGCGCCGCGCTGGTTCGGCAGCGACGGCCTGCTGATGCAGCAGGTGTTCGCCGACACGCGCTATGATCTGATAAAACTCTATACAGATACTGCCAAAAATCTGCTCGCTTTTATCCGCGCCGACCGCCAGGCGGTCGGACAAGAAACGGGGGCGACAACATGATCGGACCTTCCCCGGTCGGCAAAATTAACGCCCGCATCGCCGGCCTCGGCATGTACGCGCCGGAAAAGATTCTCACAAGTTCCGAATTGGCCCGGCAGTTGGATATCTCCGAAGAGTGGATCACTTCCCGCGTCGGTGTCCGCGAACGGCATATCGCCGCTGCGGGCGAGGCTGCGTCAGCCATGGGCGCCGTCGCCGCCGAACGGGCGATGGCGGCTGCCGGCATCTCTCCGGGTGATGTCGATCTGCTCATCGTCGCAACACAAACGCCTGATCGGCAGATACCCTCCTCGGCCTGCATCCTTCAGCGGCGGCTGGGACTGTCCAATGCCGCGGCTTTCGACCTGAACGCCGCCTGCTCAGGCTTTGTCTACGCTGCAACTGTAGCCAGCCAGTTCATCGCCGCCGGCGCTTATCGCAACATCCTGGTCGTCGGCGCCGATGTCGTGACGCGTATCATCGATTGGACCGATTTATCAACCTGCATTTTGATCGGCGACGGCGCCGGCGCAGCCGTGTTGCAGCCAACGACGCCGGATAAAGGAATCCTTGCCTGGAAGCTGGGAGCCGACGGTAGCGGCGCCGACTTTTTAACAATTCCGGCCGGTGGGTCGGAAATGCCGCTGACCCACGAATTACTGGACACCAACCTCGGCACTGTAGTTATGAATGGTCAGGAAGTATTCATGTTCGCCCTGCGCACCGTTCCGGCCATCACGGCCGAGGTGCTGGAAATGGCAGGGCTGTCGCTTGAGGATGTTTCTTTGTTCATACCTCATCAGGCAAACAGCCATATCCTCGAGGCCGTAGCCCGCAGAATGGACCTTCCCGAGGAAAAACTGATGATGAATGTCGATCGCTATGGCAATACGGTCGCCGCATCGGTCCCCATCGCGCTTTACGAGGCCGTGGAGGGCGGGCGGATAAAATCCGGCGATATTGTCGTCCTCGCGGGGTTCGGCGCCGGACTGACCTGGGGCGCCGTTGTCATGCGCTGGTAACGATAAGACCGAGTACGTAAGAATTCGCCGGTAAAACACATAGAAACGCAGAGGCCTTATGCAACAACAAATCGACCTTGGGTCCGGGAAGGTTTCGACGGTGATTTTCCGGTTCGCCGTCCCCCTGATGGTGTCGCTGTTTTTCCAGAACTTATACGCTTATGTCGATACGGTATTCGTTTCCTGGCTGGGGGCGGAGGCGCTGGCGGCCGTTTCGCTGACCGTGCCGCTGACTTACCTGGCGCTGTCGCTGGCCAAGGGGGCTTCGTTCGGCAGTGTCGTCCTGATAAGCTACGCCCGCGGGCAAGGCGACGAGGAGGACGGGCGGGCGATCGCCAGGGCCCTGCTGCCGCTGATGACGCTGTTGATGGCGGTTTTCGCGCCGCTTTTGTCGGCCGATCTGTGCCGGGCCTTTTACGGTTTTCTCGGCGCGACAGACGCCGTGGCCGCGGCGGGGATCGGCTTTACGGCCTGGCTGGTGGCCGGGTTCCCGGTGATGGGGTATGTATTTACCGTCGAGGCGCTGTTCATGGCCCGCGGCGACACTATGACGCCGATGAAGGGGCAGATACTGGGTAATGTGTTCAACGTTTGCCTTGACCCGCTGTTCATGTTCGTTTTCGGTTGGGGCGTGACCGGGGCGGCGATCGCCACTTTCACCGGTCAGCTGGTGGCGGCGGCGTACCTGCGGCGGCGACTGGCGGTGCAGCAGGGGGAAAGGCCGGGTTTGACGCTGCCGGCCGGGGTGGCGCGGCTGTGGCGGCAAATTCTGGGCCAGGGCGTCTTTATAACGGTGGCTTATCTTGTAAGCCCGGTGGGCCTGATGCTGCTGAATATGATCCTGGCCCGGTTCGGCCCGTTGGCCATCGGCGCCTGGAACCTGATGTCGCGCACCGAGATGATGGTGCTGCTGCCGATAATGGGTTTGAGCAACGCGCTGGCCGCGTTCGTAAGCTTTAACTTCGGCCGGGGCGATTATGGGCGGATACGCGAGGGACTGGCTTTTTTCTTTAAATTTGCGCTGGCCATCGTGGCGCCGACGATGGTCGTGTTTTCGGTTTTCCCGCGCGAGCTGACGGCTATTTTCCGGCCGGCGCCGGCGCTGGTGGAATTGGGAAGCGCGGCGCTTGCGGCGTCGGCGGTGGCGGTGTTGTTCATGCCCGCGTTGTTCGCGCTGAACGGTCTGGCGCAGGGGTTCCGGCGTCCGGCCTTTATGCTGGCGATAGGTTTGGTGTATATTATCGCGGCCCGCGTGCCGCTTGCTTATTTATTTGCCGCCCACTGGGGCGAGCGGGGCGTGTTCTGGAGCCATCCCGCCGCCGCCATTCTGGCCGGCGCGCTGGCGCTGGCGCTGTCTGCGCGGCTGCTGGCCGACTGCCGGCGCAGTTTGGCGGCCGCCGCGGCGGCGAACGGGAAAGGAGCTTCAATCGATGGGTGATGAGAACACGGTCGTCCCTGGCGACGATCCGTCGCCGCCGGAGATCGACATTTTCCGGCCGGCCGACGCCGCCGGGGCGGCCGCCCTGTACCGGGCGGTTTACGGCGACAATTATCCGGTCGGCGACGTGTATGACCCGCAGAAGCTCATCAGCCAGGACGAAAGCGGCGAGGCTTACCGGGCGGTGGCCCGGACGGGTGCCGGCGAGGTGGTCGGCCACATCGCCCTGTACCGTTCCTCGCCACCCAACCGCAACCTGTACGAGATCGGCCAGATGATGGTCAGACAGGATCACCGGGTCGGCCCGCTGGCCAGCCGGCTGTTCGCGTATGCGCTGGCCGAGCTGCCGGCCAGCCACGATATCGAGCAGTTGTGGGGGGAGGCGGTCTGCAACCACCTTGTCACCCAGCAGATGTCCGCTGACGGCGGTTTTCTGCCGGCGGCCCTCGAGGTCGATCTGATGCCGGCCGAGGCTTATACCAGGGCGTTCGCGCGGCCTCTGGACACGGTGGGACGGGTGGCGACGCTGGCATTGTTCCGGGCGTTCAGAGCCAAGCCGCAGACGATCTATCTGCCGCCGATGTATGAAGAGGCGCTTGGGTTCGTATATTCGCTGTTCGCGTTCGGGCACAGTTTCGAGGTTTCCCGCCAGGAGCCGCCGGCCGACGTATCGACCCGCGGCCGGACGGAGGTTTTCGCTGCCGCCGGCGTGGCGCGGTTTACTTTATCGGCCGCCGGCCGCGATTTGGCCGCCTATATCGCGGAAGCCGAGGGGCGGGCGCGGGCCGGGGGAACCGTCGTCTTCCAGGTCTATTGTCCGCTGACGTGGCCGTGGGCCGGGGCGGTTGCCGGTATTCTCCGCCGCCAGGGCTATTTCTTCGGCGGCGCTCTGCCCCGCTGGTTCGACGACGACGGGCTGCTGATGCAGAAGGTGCTGGCCGAGCCCGACTTCGACGGGATTTTCCTTTACCGGAAACCGGCTAAAAGGCTGCTGGATTATGTCAGACAGGACTGGCTGGCCGTCCGCGAGAGATAAAACTGCGACCGCCCGGTTGCGGAAAGGGTGAGTGCTATCAGCTTCAAGACTCTCGGCGCCATGCTGTCCGCCCAGGCCGGGGCGCGGGCCGACAAGCCGGCGCTTATCTGCCGCCACGGCCAGGAAATCCATACATTCGGCGAGCTTGAGGGCAGCGCCCGCCGGGTGGCGGCCGCCCTGCTGGCCCTGGGCGCGGCGCGCGGCGAGAACGCCGCTCTCTGGGCCCCGAATATGACGGCGTATATGGGGATAGCGTTCGGCTGCGCCAAGGCCGGCGTGCCCCTGGTGCTGGTGAACACCAACTTCCGGACTTACGAACTGGAGCAGGTGCTGCGCCAGACCGAGGCGGCCACGCTGTTCATTGCCGACGGCGCCGGCCGGCCGGGGGAGTTCCCGGAAGCGCTCGGGGAGCTCTGCCCCGAGCTCGCGGGTGCGGTTGCCGGCCGGGTGGCGGCCGCCCGCCTGCCCTATTTGCGCCGCGTCGTCTTCCTTGGCGAAGAAAGCCGGCCGGGGATGTTTTCCTGGCCGGAGTTCCTGGCGCTGGCGGACGACGCCGACGAGGCGCTGGTCGCCGCCCGCGAGGCGGCGGTCACGGCTGAAGATGTCTTCGCCATCCTGCTTACTTCGGGAACGACCGGCACTCCCAAGGGGGCCATGCTTACCCACGCCAACTTCGCTTATGTTGCCGCGGCGGTGGGGGAGGGACTGGGGCTGACGCCGGCCGACAGGCTGTGCATCCCTTTGCCCTTTTTCCACGCGTACGGTCTTGGGATGGTGATGGCCGCGGTCGCCACCGGGGCTGCCGTGGCGCCGCTGGACCGCTTCCGGGCGCCGGAACTGCTGGCGACGATCGAGGACTGCCGCTGCACGATGGTTTTCGGCACGCCGACGATGTTCGTGGCCGCTCTGGAGGAGCTGGCCAGCCGCGAGTACGACCTGTCTTCCCTGCGGGGGGGCAATACGGCCGGCGCTTTTTGCCCCCCGGAACTGGCCACGGCGGTCATCGACAAGCTGGGGGTGCGGGAGTTCGGCGTCTTTTTCGGCATGACCGAGTCTTATTGTACGATAAACCGGCCGGAGGACCCGACGGGCCGCCGTATCGGCACAATCGGCCGGGCGATGCCGGGCATGGAGATCAGGGTGGTCGACCCGCGGACGGGCCGGGAGGCGCCGGCCGGCGCGGCGGGCGAGTTTTGCATGCGCGGCCCGGCGGTTATGAAGGGCTACTACAAAATGCCGGAAGCTACCGCGCTGGCCATCGACGCCGAGGGCTGGCTGCATAGCGGCGACCTGGCTCAGGCCGACGCCGGAGGCTATTATTGCATAACCGGGCGGATAAAGGATATGATCATCCGCGGCGGGGAGAACATCCACCCCGCGGAAATCGAAGAATTCCTTTTCACCCACCCCAAGGTGGCCGACGCCCAGGTGGTGGGCGTTCCCTGCGACTACTACGGCGAGGATGTGGTGGCCTTTGTCCGTCTCAAGGCGGGTTGCACCGCGACGTCGCTGGAGCTCAAGCGTTATTGCCGCGAACGCATCGCCCTCACCAAGGTGCCGGCCAAGTTTTTCTTTGTCGACCGGTACCCCCTGACCGCCAGCGGCAAGGTCCGGAAGTTCCGGCTGCGGGAGATGGCCGCCCGACTGCTGGCCGCAGATGGGCAGAAGGGCTGAGTGGTTTCCGCCGGCAGCGGGGACAAGGCGCAATCCGTGGTTATTTAGTTAGGAGGATAGGTGTGGATAAACAGCAGATCGAAAACCTGACGAGGAATATCGTCGCCAAACGTCTGCCGCAGGTAAGTCCTGACAGAATTACGCCCGACGCCGAATTCGCCGCCCTCGGGGTCGATTCGCTGGCGCTTAGCTGGATGCTCGCCGATATTGAGGACACCTTCGATATCGAGATGCGGATCGGCGATTCCCTGAAGCTGAAAAATTTGGCCGCTGTGGTGGATTATGTCGCAAAGCGATTGGCGGAGTAACCGGCCCCCGGCCGGCGGCGTGCAGGAGATCGGCCGGGTTGCCCCCAGGGCGGATGCCGCCGCGAAGGTGACCGGGGCGGAGCGGTACGCGGCCGACTACTACCCGGAGAATTATGTGTGGGCAGGCGTGAAGCGGGCCGGGGTGCCCCACGCCCGCATTGCGGGTATCGACACGGCGGCCGCCCGCGCGCTGCCGGGCGTGGTGGCGGTGCTGACCCACAAGGACATCGGCGGGAAGAACCGCCTGGGGATATTCGAGAAGGACCAGCCCATCCTGGCCGATACCTTTGTGCGCCACTGCGGCGACGCGGTGGCGCTGGCGGTGGCCGAGACGAAGGAGGCGCTGGCGGCGGCGCTGGCGGCCGTCAGGGTCGATTATGAACAGCTGCCGGCGGTGTTCACGCCGGAGGAGGCTCTCGTCGCCGGCGCGCCGCTTGTCCACGTCGGCCGGCCGGGCGGCAATCTCCTGAAGGAGAGCGAGATTGTTTTCGGTCAGGCCGGCGAGGCGCTGGCCGCCTGCCGCCATACCGCGGAGCTGACGGTAGAGCTGGGCTGGCAGGAGCACGCTTTTCTCGAGACGCAGGCCGGGGTCGCCTGGCAGGAGGTTGACGGCAGTCTGACGATTGTCGCTTCCACCCAGACGCCTTTCCGCGACCGCCTGGAGGTGGCCGAAGCCATAGGCCTGACTCCAGACCGGATACGGGTGACCGCACCTTACCTGGGCGGCGGCTTCGGCGGCAAGGACGGCGTCACGGTGCAGGGTTTCCTGGCGCTGGCCGCTCTCCACAGCGGCGGCCGGCCGGTGAAGATGTGGTTTTCGCGGGAAGAGAGCATCCTGGCCGGTACGAAGCGCCACCCGGCGACGGTAACCTACAGGCTTGGCTGCGACGCGGACGGCATTATCCAGGGGCTGGACTGCCGGCTGGTGTTCGATACCGGCGCATACGCATCGCTGGGGACGGAGGTTTTCGCCCTGGCGCTCGAGCATGCCGGCGGCCCGTACCGGATAGCCAACGCGACCGTGCGCGGCGCGGTGGTGTATACGAATAACCCGGTGGCGGGAGCTTTCCGTGGCTTCGGCGTGCCGCAGGCGGCGGCCGGGATGGAGCAGGCGCTGGACGAACTGGCGCGGGTAGGCGGTTTCGACCCGCTGGCCCTGCGGCTGCGGAACGTTGTCGGCCGCGGCGATGCGACGCCGACCGGGGTGGTGATCAGCCGGCCGGCCGGCATGCGGGAATGCCTGGAGACGGTGGAGCGGCATCCCCTGTGGCGGGAACGGCAGGCCTGGCGGGAGAGCGCGCCGCCTTTCAAGCGGCGGGGCATCGGCGTCGCCGCCGTTTATCACGGCATGGGCTTCGGCCCGGCGGTCGCCGACTACGCTAACGCTAAGCTGGAACTGACCGCCGACGGGCGGATTATCGTGTGCGCCGGCGTGGCCGATATGGGCCAGGGTAACGCGACTACCTGCCTGCAGATCGTCAGCCACGCACTCGGCCAGCCTTACGAGGCGATGGAGCTGGTGCTGCCGGACACGGCCCGCACGCTGCCGTCGGCTTCGTCGTCGGCCAGCCGCACAACCTTCACGTACGGCAACGCTCTCGTCGGCGCCGCCGGGCTGCTGCGGGAGAGGATCCTGGCGAGGGGGGCGCTGCTGCTGTCCTTCCAGCTAATGGCGGCGGCGAACGCCGCGGATGTCGTCCTGCTCCCCGGCCGCATTTTCCATGCGCCGTCGGGCCGCAGCATCCCGCTGAAGATGATCGCCGGCTTTATGGACGCCGCCGAGCGTACGGTTACATACAGCTACACCAGCCCGGTCAACACGCAGGTTATCCCGACCGGCGAAAATCTCAGGCTCCACGGTTATCCCCACCGGATATTTTCCTACGCCGTCAAGCTGGCCAGGGTGGAGATCGATACCCTGACCGGCGAGACGCGGGTGGGCGATTTTCTTAGCTGCGTCGAGGCCGGCCGGGTGCTGAACCCGCAGCTTTACGAGCAGCAGCTCCATGGCGGCGCTGTCCAGGGACTGGGCTACGCGCTGTTCGAGGATTTTGCCGTCGCCAGCGGGCGTATAGCGACCGGCGATTTGGCCACATACATCCTGCCTACGGCGGTCGACGTGCCGGATATGGAGGTCGTGAGCGTGCCGGTGTGCGAAGACGAAGGCCCCTTCGGCATGAAGGGGGTCGGCGAGATAAGCATAGACGGCGTGCTGCCGGCGGTGGCCAACGCGGTGGCCGAGGCGGCGGGCGCTCGCGTGACCGGCGGGACGCTGACGGCCGAGAAAATTCTGGCGGCTCTGCGGGCCGGCGGGCGGGAGGCGGCGCGATGATCGTGCGGTTCATACTCAACGGCAAGGATGTAGCAATAGAGACAACGGCCGACCGGCGGGTGGTCGACCTGCTGCGCGAGGACCTCGGGCTGACGGGCGTCAAGGAATGCTGCGGCGCGGGCGAATGCGGCGCCTGCACCATCCTGGTGGATGGCGAGAGCCGCCTGTCGTGCCTGCTGCTGGCCGCCCAGTTGGAGGGGCGCGACGTCCTGACGGCCGAGGGAGTGGCGACCGGCGACAGTCTGCATGTCGTCCAGCAGGCCTTTGTGGAGTGCGGCGCTGTACAGTGCGGTTTTTGCAGCCCCGGTATGGTGCTGGCAACCCTCGACCTGCTGCGGCGAACCCCGTCGCCCACCAGGGAGGAGGCCCGCGCCGGCCTGAGCGGCAACCTATGCCGCTGCGGCAACTATCAAAAGATCGTCGACGCCGTTTTGGAAGCGGCTAGGCGGCTTCAAGGAGGGGCGGGCTGATGAAGGTTTTCTTTCCCCGCGCGCTGCCCGAGCTGTGGCCGCTGATGGCGGAATATCCCGCAGGGGCCGTGCTGGCCGGCGGCACCGATTTCCTGGTAAAAATGCGGAAAAACGGCGACAGGCCGCCGGCCCTGTTCGCTCTCGAGCGGCTGGCCGAGCTGCGGCAGATAGCCGTCCAAGGCGGCGAGCTCCATATCGGCGCCGCGGTGACGATAAGCGAGCTGATGGCCGGCGATATCGTGCGCAAGGCCTTGCCGGCCCTGTGGCAGGCGGCCGCCGTTCTTGGGTCGCCGCCGGTGCGCCACAGCGCAACGCTGGGCGGCAATGTCTGCACCGCTTCGCCGGCCGGCGATACGCTGGTGCCGCTTTACGTTTTCGATGCCGAGGTAACGGTCGCAAGCGCCGCCGGACGGCGACGGCTGCCGATCGGCGGCTTCATCGCCGGACCGGGGCGTACCGCCCTAGCTCCGGGGGAAATCGTCACCGGCGTCGTCGTGCCGCTGCCGCCTGCGGGCGCGTTTTCGGCTTACTACAAGGTCGGCAAGCGGCAGGCGATGGCGATTGCCGTGGCCAGTCTGGCCGTCTGCCTTGAGCAGGCCGGGGACGGTTCGGTGGAGAAGATCCGGTTGGCCTGGGGAAGTGTCGGGCCGACCGTGACTTCGCTGCCGGCGGTCGAAGCGTTTCTCCGCGGCAGGCGGCTGTCGCCGGCGGTCCTGCGGCAGGCCGGGGACATGGCCGCGGCGGCCGTGCGGCCGATCGACGATGTACGGGCCGGCGCCGACTACCGGCGCCAACTGGCCGGCAATCTGCTGTTGAAGATTGCCGCCGTGGGCGATCGCGAACAGGAGGATGGCCGATGAACCACGCGCTTGAGACAGAACTGACGGTACCTTTGCAGATAGAACTGCTGCCGGTGGTAACCGGCTGTGTCGAGAACGCGGCCCAGGCCTTCGGGCTGCAGCGGAGCGAGGCGCTGGCCCTGGCGCTGGCTGCGGAGGAGGTTTTCTCCTACCTGGCCGCCAAGACGGCCGCCGGCCAGAGCCTCCGCGTGACCTGCCGCGGCGGCGGTTACTACGCCGAGGTGGTCTGCCGGTTCCCTGGCCGGGCTCTGCCGGTGAGGGCGCTCAACATAACGGCCGCCGTGGCAGACGACGAGGCGTCGCTGGAGGAGATGGGCTTCCTGCTGGCGGCCCGTACCGCCGACAGGCTGGCGATCACTACCGCAGGCGATATTATGAGTATTTCGTTCGTGAAGGAAAGAGCCTACCCGCCGGCGCCGGAGGAAGCTCTTCCGCCGTTTACCGCCAAAGGAACGTTCCGCGAGTATGGCGGCGAGCCTGAGCTTATCAAGCAGTTCGCCAGGAGGGTGGCCGGCAAATACGGTCGGCAGGCGCCGCCGTTTTTCCGCTTCCCCGGTAAGGTTGTCGATATGGTGGCCGGCGGCGAGTACGGCGTCGTGATGCTGGCTGACGAAAACCGCAATGTCGGCGGTGGCATGTTGTGGCGCGGCGACGGCAAAATGGCCGAAGCTTACGGGCCGTACGTTTTCGGCGGGGGCGAAGAGCTGGCCCGCGAGGTCGTCGACGCCTGCCTGCGGAGATTCGCCCGCACCGGTACGCTTTGCCTTGTTATCCCGGCGGCCACCGCAGAGGCTCCACGGGATTATTTCGAGCGACTCGGCGAGCTGCCGCTGATGGTCGACGGCAGCCGTCGCAGCGAGCAGGCTTTGTATCGCGAGCTTGAGGAGGACAATGGCTCGCTGGCTTACGTCCATCCCGCCCTTGTCGATTTCGTGCGGGCCGCGTACGACTGCCTGTGCCTGCCCCGCCAGATCGAGGGGGTCGAGAATCTCGGCGAGGCCCGGTCGCCGCATTCCGCTTTCGCCGCGAGTATGGACCGGGCGGCGGGCAAGGCGGTGCTGTCGCCCCTGTGGGTGGGCGGGGACGCTGCCGAAAGCCTGGCTGAGCATGTGGAGGCTCTCAGGCGGGAGGGCATCGCTAATATCCTGTTCAAGCTGGACGCAGGCGTGGCCGAGCAGGCCCTTCTGGGG
Coding sequences within:
- a CDS encoding xanthine dehydrogenase family protein subunit M codes for the protein MKVFFPRALPELWPLMAEYPAGAVLAGGTDFLVKMRKNGDRPPALFALERLAELRQIAVQGGELHIGAAVTISELMAGDIVRKALPALWQAAAVLGSPPVRHSATLGGNVCTASPAGDTLVPLYVFDAEVTVASAAGRRRLPIGGFIAGPGRTALAPGEIVTGVVVPLPPAGAFSAYYKVGKRQAMAIAVASLAVCLEQAGDGSVEKIRLAWGSVGPTVTSLPAVEAFLRGRRLSPAVLRQAGDMAAAAVRPIDDVRAGADYRRQLAGNLLLKIAAVGDREQEDGR
- a CDS encoding xanthine dehydrogenase family protein molybdopterin-binding subunit; translation: MSQSDWRSNRPPAGGVQEIGRVAPRADAAAKVTGAERYAADYYPENYVWAGVKRAGVPHARIAGIDTAAARALPGVVAVLTHKDIGGKNRLGIFEKDQPILADTFVRHCGDAVALAVAETKEALAAALAAVRVDYEQLPAVFTPEEALVAGAPLVHVGRPGGNLLKESEIVFGQAGEALAACRHTAELTVELGWQEHAFLETQAGVAWQEVDGSLTIVASTQTPFRDRLEVAEAIGLTPDRIRVTAPYLGGGFGGKDGVTVQGFLALAALHSGGRPVKMWFSREESILAGTKRHPATVTYRLGCDADGIIQGLDCRLVFDTGAYASLGTEVFALALEHAGGPYRIANATVRGAVVYTNNPVAGAFRGFGVPQAAAGMEQALDELARVGGFDPLALRLRNVVGRGDATPTGVVISRPAGMRECLETVERHPLWRERQAWRESAPPFKRRGIGVAAVYHGMGFGPAVADYANAKLELTADGRIIVCAGVADMGQGNATTCLQIVSHALGQPYEAMELVLPDTARTLPSASSSASRTTFTYGNALVGAAGLLRERILARGALLLSFQLMAAANAADVVLLPGRIFHAPSGRSIPLKMIAGFMDAAERTVTYSYTSPVNTQVIPTGENLRLHGYPHRIFSYAVKLARVEIDTLTGETRVGDFLSCVEAGRVLNPQLYEQQLHGGAVQGLGYALFEDFAVASGRIATGDLATYILPTAVDVPDMEVVSVPVCEDEGPFGMKGVGEISIDGVLPAVANAVAEAAGARVTGGTLTAEKILAALRAGGREAAR
- a CDS encoding AMP-binding protein, encoding MSAISFKTLGAMLSAQAGARADKPALICRHGQEIHTFGELEGSARRVAAALLALGAARGENAALWAPNMTAYMGIAFGCAKAGVPLVLVNTNFRTYELEQVLRQTEAATLFIADGAGRPGEFPEALGELCPELAGAVAGRVAAARLPYLRRVVFLGEESRPGMFSWPEFLALADDADEALVAAREAAVTAEDVFAILLTSGTTGTPKGAMLTHANFAYVAAAVGEGLGLTPADRLCIPLPFFHAYGLGMVMAAVATGAAVAPLDRFRAPELLATIEDCRCTMVFGTPTMFVAALEELASREYDLSSLRGGNTAGAFCPPELATAVIDKLGVREFGVFFGMTESYCTINRPEDPTGRRIGTIGRAMPGMEIRVVDPRTGREAPAGAAGEFCMRGPAVMKGYYKMPEATALAIDAEGWLHSGDLAQADAGGYYCITGRIKDMIIRGGENIHPAEIEEFLFTHPKVADAQVVGVPCDYYGEDVVAFVRLKAGCTATSLELKRYCRERIALTKVPAKFFFVDRYPLTASGKVRKFRLREMAARLLAADGQKG
- a CDS encoding MATE family efflux transporter; the encoded protein is MQQQIDLGSGKVSTVIFRFAVPLMVSLFFQNLYAYVDTVFVSWLGAEALAAVSLTVPLTYLALSLAKGASFGSVVLISYARGQGDEEDGRAIARALLPLMTLLMAVFAPLLSADLCRAFYGFLGATDAVAAAGIGFTAWLVAGFPVMGYVFTVEALFMARGDTMTPMKGQILGNVFNVCLDPLFMFVFGWGVTGAAIATFTGQLVAAAYLRRRLAVQQGERPGLTLPAGVARLWRQILGQGVFITVAYLVSPVGLMLLNMILARFGPLAIGAWNLMSRTEMMVLLPIMGLSNALAAFVSFNFGRGDYGRIREGLAFFFKFALAIVAPTMVVFSVFPRELTAIFRPAPALVELGSAALAASAVAVLFMPALFALNGLAQGFRRPAFMLAIGLVYIIAARVPLAYLFAAHWGERGVFWSHPAAAILAGALALALSARLLADCRRSLAAAAAANGKGASIDG
- a CDS encoding (2Fe-2S)-binding protein: MIVRFILNGKDVAIETTADRRVVDLLREDLGLTGVKECCGAGECGACTILVDGESRLSCLLLAAQLEGRDVLTAEGVATGDSLHVVQQAFVECGAVQCGFCSPGMVLATLDLLRRTPSPTREEARAGLSGNLCRCGNYQKIVDAVLEAARRLQGGAG
- a CDS encoding beta-ketoacyl-ACP synthase III produces the protein MIGPSPVGKINARIAGLGMYAPEKILTSSELARQLDISEEWITSRVGVRERHIAAAGEAASAMGAVAAERAMAAAGISPGDVDLLIVATQTPDRQIPSSACILQRRLGLSNAAAFDLNAACSGFVYAATVASQFIAAGAYRNILVVGADVVTRIIDWTDLSTCILIGDGAGAAVLQPTTPDKGILAWKLGADGSGADFLTIPAGGSEMPLTHELLDTNLGTVVMNGQEVFMFALRTVPAITAEVLEMAGLSLEDVSLFIPHQANSHILEAVARRMDLPEEKLMMNVDRYGNTVAASVPIALYEAVEGGRIKSGDIVVLAGFGAGLTWGAVVMRW
- a CDS encoding phosphopantetheine-binding protein translates to MDKQQIENLTRNIVAKRLPQVSPDRITPDAEFAALGVDSLALSWMLADIEDTFDIEMRIGDSLKLKNLAAVVDYVAKRLAE